The Salvia miltiorrhiza cultivar Shanhuang (shh) chromosome 1, IMPLAD_Smil_shh, whole genome shotgun sequence genome has a window encoding:
- the LOC131021837 gene encoding uncharacterized protein LOC131021837, producing the protein MPRQNLINVDVKIGGRKCKVRKRGCSSSSSSSLVQNNRLKRAFLVGKRVGSSTPVPRWKMMSSRSPSVESDKAATLKYLATRGGEKARELSISARKLAATLWEIDGMPSPRVRRDNFDDRRSAVGGVVRLEEAKSGSTALVLSDLFRSSVAEGMEPLPPKMTSHRRRASASSQKLLQVDSGLGGTKSPHNCLVEVDQVQNHARSPCRQVVGTKNRLQDVYNGLITSKELLKVMSRVSHLEEQNSTRLSLFSALKFELDRACIHVSKLIQEQRKGGEIGVLVKQLEEEKLVWKLKEQDRIRNAIASVNGELETERKLRRQTERLNKKLGIELAETRESLTKITKELESEKRAREIFEQVCDELARGIGEDRAEVEELKRRSAKVCEEVEKEREMLQLADVLREERVQMKLAEAKYQFEEKNALVDTLRNELEAYLKSKNGEEQQQGDGSPSYDKIKELERYLRETLPSPYEYQDKDRDDVLVVSAVNKADQHKEEEEEDDDDDDVDDDEDDDSADSDLHSIELNMDDISKSFQWGGPAKAESRRNSVDKSKGRKSISGKIKKPTAAAAAILPETKLSSDGNKQETLDMFDRRGLFEFSSQPWKKKDVEDELERYNMIKDLRDHIVSTSRIASSQDLATSPSKDPPNGVPCHG; encoded by the exons ATGCCAAGGCAGAATTTGATCAATGTTGATGTCAAAATTGGAGGGAGGAAATGCAAAGTGAGGAAGAGGGGTTGTTCATCGTCGTCTTCCTCATCGTTGGTGCAGAATAACCGGTTGAAGCGCGCTTTTTTGGTGGGGAAACGAGTGGGATCGAGCACCCCTGTTCCGAGGTGGAAGATGATGAGCTCCAGATCACCATCAGTGGAGAGTGACAAGGCGGCAACTCTCAAGTATTTGGCGACAAGGGGTGGCGAGAAGGCGAGGGAGTTGTCGATTTCAGCCCGGAAACTGGCTGCCACTCTCTGGGAGATTGATGGTATGCCTTCACCAAGAGTGAGGAGGGATAATTTTGATGATAGGAGGAGTGCGGTAGGGGGAGTTGTTAGATTGGAGGAGGCGAAATCGGGATCAACGGCTCTTGTTTTGTCTGATCTGTTTCGTAGTTCTGTTGCTGAG GGAATGGAACCTCTTCCACCAAAGATGACCAGCCATAGAAGGAGAGCATCAGCAAGTTCTCAGAAGCTTCTGCAGGTTGATAGTGGTTTGGGAGGCACCAAATCTCCTCATAATTGCCTCGTTGAG GTTGATCAGGTGCAGAACCATGCCCGGAGCCCATGTAGGCAAGTAGTTGGAACCAAGAATCGTCTCCAGGATGTGTATAACGGCCTCATAACTTCTAAAGAGTTGCTCAAAGTGATGAGCCGCGTTAGCCATCTTGAAGAACAGAACTCTACGCGTTTATCCCTTTTCTCGGCCCTAAAGTTTGAGCTTGACCGGGCTTGTATCCATGTAAGTAAATTGATCCAAGAGCAACGGAAGGGGGGTGAGATTGGAGTTTTGGTAAAGCAGTTAGAAGAGGAGAAGTTAGTTTGGAAATTGAAAGAGCAAGATAGGATTCGCAATGCCATTGCATCTGTAAATGGAGAGCTCGAAACAGAGAGGAAACTGAGGAGGCAGACGGAGAGGCTGAACAAGAAGCTTGGAATAGAATTGGCGGAGACAAGGGAGTCCCTGACGAAGATAACCAAGGAGCTCGAGAGCGAGAAGAGGGCACGAGAGATATTTGAGCAAGTGTGTGATGAGCTGGCTCGAGGCATAGGGGAGGATCGGGCCGAGGTGGAGGAACTCAAGAGGCGATCGGCTAAAGTCTGCGAAGAGgtggagaaggagagagagatgcTTCAGTTAGCTGATGTGCTGCGTGAGGAGAGAGTGCAGATGAAGCTTGCGGAGGCCAAGTATCAATTTGAGGAGAAAAACGCCCTCGTGGACACGTTGAGGAACGAGCTCGAGGCCTACTTGAAGTCCAAGAATGGCGAAgagcaacaacaaggtgatggCTCTCCGAGCTATGACAAGATCAAGGAGCTCGAGAGATACTTGAGGGAGACGCTGCCTAGCCCATATGAGTACCAAGATAAAGACAGAGACGATGTTTTGGTTGTTTCAGCAGTAAACAAAGCTGATCAacacaaagaagaagaagaggaagacgatgatgatgatgatgttgatgatgatgaggacGATGATTCAGCTGACAGCGACCTCCACTCCATCGAACTAAACATGGACGACATCAGCAAGAGCTTTCAATGGGGTGGCCCTGCCAAAGCTGAATCGAGGAGGAACTCAGTCGACAAGAGCAAAGGGAGAAAGTCTATCTCAGGAAAGATCAAGAAACCaacggcagcagcagccgccATTTTGCCCGAGACAAAGCTCTCATCAGATGGGAACAAACAAGAAACCCTAGACATGTTTGACAGGAGAGGGCTGTTTGAGTTCTCATCACAGCCATGGAAGAAGAAGGACGTCGAGGACGAGCTCGAGAGATACAACATGATCAAAGACCTAAGAGACCACATAGTTTCCACTTCAAGAATTGCATCCTCTCAAGACTTGGCCACCTCTCCTTCAAAGGATCCTCCCAATGGTGTGCCATGTCATGGCTAG
- the LOC131006854 gene encoding uncharacterized protein LOC131006854, giving the protein MTAWRMLKNRLPTCDNLRKMKILLNDEESKCFECGMQEESINHLFLICPKTDEVWNEVQKWLGVATVRPNHFEKHLGTFTSFGKEKKIRNLLLAIWVGCIWILWKKRNERRFSGKEWNCKNFVLEIKIRLWSWNRIFEIVDDGMDLEVWCSNDLICKLL; this is encoded by the coding sequence ATGACAGCGTGGAGAATGTTGAAAAATCGACTTCCGACATGTGATAACTTGAGGAAAATGAAGATTCTGCTGAACGATGAAGAATCCAAATGCTTTGAATGCGGGATGCAGGAAGAATCGATCAATCATCTCTTCCTCATCTGCCCGAAGACGGATGAGGTGTGGAACGAAGTGCAGAAGTGGTTGGGAGTTGCAACAGTACGCCCAAATCATTTTGAAAAACATCTAGGTACGTTCACTTCttttggaaaagaaaagaagattaGAAACCTCCTCTTGGCTATTTGGGTGGGGTGTATTTGGATTCTGTGgaaaaaaagaaacgagagaCGTTTTAGTGGTAAAGAGTGGAATTGCAAAAATTTTGTTTTGGAGATCAAGATTAGACTTTGGTCTTGGAATAGGATATTTGAGATTGTTGATGATGGGATGGACTTGGAAGTGTGGTGTTCCAATGACCTGATTTGTAAACTCCTTTAA